One Helicobacter pylori genomic window, CTGTTTTGATACTTGGACGGCTGTGCTTGTAAATTCTCTTTAGCGTAAGCGTTTTGCGGGTAGCTTTGGGCTTGGTTAAAAGGATCCTGGCTGGGAGCGTTATGATTAGCGGGATAAGCGTTGTTGAAATTCTCATGCATTACGCTATCTTGCATGGCGTTTGCTTGAGGATTGTCTGACTTTTTATCCATAAATTGCAACGAGTCCGCTGTGATAGTGTGGCGGGAATTTTTTTTACCCGTTTGATCCATCCAGCTCTCATAAGTCAAACGGCCTTCTATCAAAACGCTTGACCCCTTGCTCAAATACTGGTTAGCGATTTCAGCCGTTCGCCCAAACAAACGTGCATCTATAAAGCACACTTCTTCGCCTAGCGTGCCGTCTTGCTTTTTAAAACGCCTGCTTGTGGCTAAACCTATTGTAGCCGCAGCCGAACCGCTAGGCAAATATTTCAACTCCACATTCCTAGTCAAACGCCCTACCATAATCACTTTATTAAACATGATAAGCCCTTATTCGCTATGAGATTCTGTGCTTTTTGCTTCCTCTGCGTGGTGAGAATGCGCATGTTCGGTTTTTTCGTGTTTTTCTTTGGCGTGTGATGGCTTTTTATTAGCCCTATCCACTAACGCATGCCACGCTTCTACTTCCTTCTTGCTTTCGTATTTGATCACAATGAAACGCAACACATCTTCATTGATGCGATACAATCGTTCAAGCTCTAAAATCATGGACGGCTCTGCTTTGAAATACGCCACATAATAATAGCCTCTTTTGTGCTTTTTGATTTCATAAGCCAAATTACGCATGCCCATATCCAGGCTCGTTTCAATCACGCCGTGATGCTTAGTGATCACTTCTTTATAAAATTCAATTTTGGATTTAATCTCTTCTTCTACTAAAGTAGGTTTGAGAATAAACATCGTTTCATAATGCCTCATCCATTCTCCTTGTGGTTGTATAGCCCTTTTTTTACTAAAAAAGAGCAAGGTCTAAAAAACTTTCAATTATACCTTGCTTTCGCTTGTTTTTGGATTAAATTTAGTTTTATTGGAATATTAAAGCTCAAAACGAAAAACGCCTTAGGCATTTTTTAGGGGTTAATGATTTTTTGAATGGGGGTCAAATACAAAAAGCCCAATTCCTTTTGCCCTTGCATGCTTTGAAGGTGCCATAACCTAAAAATTTCAAAAACCCTCTTATAGCCAGCTTCTTTCAAACGCAAGGCGTTTTTAGCGTAATTTTCAGCAATCTCTTTAGGAGGAGCGTAGCCTAAAACCTCTTTAGCGTCCATTAAACCGGTCGTTTTAATATGGGCGAAAAATAAAAAAAGCTGGTAAAAATACCGCTCTAACCCCCTTAAAATATCCGCATCCTTTTTGCCCTCTTTTAACAAATAATCATAAATATCAAGCACGCTTTTTTTCAAAAAAAGCCCTAAAATGAGCTTTTGCAAATCCATATCCCCCGCATTGGAGCTTAATTCTTGAATGTCTTCTAAAGTGATGGGTGCGTTTAAAACCGCTAGCTTGTCTAAATCGTTAAACGAAATGCCTAAATCTTCGTTATTAATTTCAAAAAGAGCGTTTAAAAGATGGCCGCTGATGTCTAAATGTAAAAGATTAGCCCTTTCTTGCAAGAATTTCAAACTCTCCCAAGTTTTAGGGGTAAAAAAGCGCGCGTAGATCGCTTCATCTTTCAAAGGGCTTTTTTGGAAAAGTTTAACGATAGCATCGCTAGTGTATTTGTATTTGGTGGTGTCGCTTTTAGCATTATAAAGCCCTATGATAAGCCTGTTATGGCTAGGCCGCTCTAGGGCTTTTAAAAAAAGATTGATATCATTTTCTTTAAATTTCTTATGCAGGGCAAAATCCAGTTTTAAAATGACTAAACTGCTCCCTCCAAATAAAGAATCCTGCTCTAAAAGGGTCGCAATCTGGCTTTTTTCATAATCGCTCGCATAAAAAAGCGAAGTTTCTGTGTCAGGGTTATTGCATTTAAAAAGCGCGCTAATCGTTTGAGCGTAATAATGAATAAAAAAATCAAACTCCCCATACAAAAACACCGCTTTAGGGAGGCGTTGTTTTAAATAATGGTCCAAATCTTTACGATACATGCTCTTTAATCCTTTCTGTGATTTCGCCCCAAACTCGCCCTAAAATCAAATCCGCATGCGTGATTGTAACGTGCACCTTTTCTAAAGGTTTAAAAACCTTGTTCGTTTTGACTAAAACTTTAAGCCCTATAAATTCTTTTAACCCCACCACCACCCAATCTTTAACCTCCAAAACAACGCCCAAAAATTCTTTTTCTAAAAGTTCTAAAGCTAAGCGAGCGAATTTGCGTTTGATGAAATCCCTTTCAATCAAAGCGGCCTTTTTTTGTAAAGCGTTCAATTCAGAACACAACTCAGGCGTTTCTTCTAACAAATACGAACAGCCTTTAGCCTGATGGAACAATAATTCTTTTAAAAGCCTGTGCAAGGCTAAATCGCTGTATCGTCTAATAGGCGAAGTGAAATGCGTATAGCTGGCAAACCCCAAACCAAAATGGCTTTCTTGCATGGGGCTATAAAGGGCTAAATTTTGAGACTTGATGATTAGGCGTGAAACTTCTCTTTCTAACTTCTTTTCTTTGGCTATTTTTAAGGCATGCTCTAAAAAAGGGAAAAAACCCATGTTTTTAGGGCGCACGATCTCATAATCAAAAAGCTTAGCGTAAAGGCGTTTTTGCTGCTCCAAACTCGGCTCTTTGTGGGTGCGGTATATCCCCTTATTGTGAAAATGCTCATCTAATAACCCTGCACTAGACTGGTTGGCTAAGAGCATGGCTTCTTCTATAAGGGTGTGCGCATCGCTTTCTTTTTCTGTTTCAATTTTTTCTATACGCCCTTCTTTATTCAAATACAGCTTGTTTTCAAAGGAATTGAAATTAAACCCCTTTTTTAAACGCTCCTTTTTTAACTTTAAAGCCATTTCTAAAAACCCTAAGAGGCTTTGTTGCAAATCTTTATCTAAAGAGCTTTGATTAGCGCTTAAAAAATGGTTGATTTCTTCATAAGTGCAATTAGCCCTAACTTCAATAACGCCTTGAGATAATCGGGCGTTTTTCAAATCATCTAAAGGGATTTCATGCACTAAAGCCAGGCGTTTTTCAAACGCTTTTAATGAGCATGCCCCTTGAGACAAACTCAAAGGCAGCATGGGATAGACGCTGTTAGGGAAATACACGCTAAAGCCCCTAACCCTAGCTTCTTTATCCAAACTGGAATGTTTCGGCACAAATTCGCTCACATCAGCAACCGCCACAAACAAAACCCTTTTTTCTTGGTCATAAAAGATCGCATCGTCAAAATCTTTAGCGTCTTTGGGGTCAATGGTGATAAAAGGGATGTGAGAGTAATTGATCCTGTCTTTAAAATCGCTCGCTTTGAGTTGCGCGTAATGTTGGGCTAAATTCAAACAATCTTTTGAAAAATCCTTAACCCTGTCAAAAAGGCTTAAAGAAAGGTTTTCATCTATTAAAGGGTCTTCTAAAGCCCCTAAAATTTCGCTGATTTCACGCTTTTTAAGATCGATCTTTACCACGCAATGCCTAGGCAATGCCAATAAGGATCTTTGGCTGTGCTTTAAAGAAACAGGTTTTTTAAAAGGCTCTTTAAAAGGGATAGCCACAATCTGGTTTTTTTCTTTCGCCAAGTAAGCTATCATCGTGTCTTGCGTATCAAAAAGAGCGGCTTTAAAAAAGGCTATGAGGCGTTTTTTAGAAGATTCTATTTTGCATAAAATCAAAGCGTCTGTTTTGAAAGATGAGGGTAAGTTTTTGATTAAAGGGTCTTTAGGGTAATTTTTCGCTAAAGAAACGAAAAACGCCTTATTTTTTACCCTTTCAATTTTGCCTATATCAAAGCCTTCTTTTAAAAAATAGCGATCCTTGTTTGATTGAAGCGCTTCTTTTAAAACGCCCTTTTCTATTAGGGGGGCGAATCGCTTAGGGATCTTTTTAACCCCAAAAAAAAGGCTTCTTAAAAACCCTTGCATCAAAAAACACTTCGCATGACTTCAAACGCCTTTGAATAAGGGATTTGAGAAGCGCTGAATTTTTCAAAACTTAAAGCAGCTTGATAGATGAGCATGTCTTTCCCGTCTTGAAAGGGGATTTTTAACTCTTTGGCTAAAGACAAAAAGGGCGTTAAAAACCCATACGCCAAATCATAAGCGAGCTTGCCCTCTTTAAAATACCCTTTCAAAACCTCTTTATCCAAAGGCAATTCGTTATGCAAACTCGCTGAAGTAGCGTTAATGATCAAATCAAAAGCGCTTTTAGGAGGATCCATAAAACAATCACAGCCCAAGCGTTGGAAAAAATCCAATCCCCTAGCAGAGCGGTTCAACACGCTCACTTGTAAGCCTTGTTTTTGTAATCCGCACGCTAGGGCTTTAGCGCTCCCCCCAGCGCCTAAAATCAGAGCGCTCTGGTAGCCCTCATCTCCCAAAGAGAGCCAGAAACCCAATGCGTCGGTATTGTAACCCACAAGCTCATCATCTTCCAAAACAAGCGTATTGACTGCTCCGCATTCAAGCGCAATGCCCTTGATCTTATCGCAAACTTGAAACGCCCTTTCTTTAAAGGGTAAGGTTACATTAGCCCCACTAAGCCCTAAAGTTAAAAACTCGTTTTTGATGTGGCTTTCTAAAGGGAGTAATATGGGGTGGTAATGCCCCAAAAACCCCAATTCTTTTTGAAAAGTTAAAAAACAAGCGTTATGGATTAAGGGCGATTTGGAATGCTTAATGGGATTTCCAAAAACCCCAAAAGATTTTAATTTCATTATTCTTTCATTCAGCCTTTTTTAAAAGTTTTAAAAACACATAGCCCTTTGTTTTATTAGAAAATTCAATTTCAGCCCAATCGTTTTGGATTTCTAAAACCTTCACGCTTTTGTCTTTTACAAGTGAGCCAATGATTTTACCTTTTGTGCTGGGAAAAGCGCGCACGTTCACGCCACTGACTGCGACCTTATACTCTAAAGGTTTTTGTCCCATTGTAGGGGTTGTGGGGGTTTTTTGATCATTTTGAACGGGCGAGACGCTGTCTTGTTTAGGCTCGTTTTCTTTTTCTTGCTCTTGTTTAGTCTCTTGTTTTTGCACGGCTGTTTCTAAAGGTGGCGCTGTGTCTTTGGTGGGGCTTTGTTCTGTGGCGGTTGTGGTTGCGTTGGCTTCTTCTTTAGGCGAAAGCGTGCTGTTTTGACGCTCTGTCTCGCTTTTTTCTACATTTAGGCTTGTTTGAGCGTTGTCTTTTTTCACGTAAAAACCAAGTGCAGCATGCGCTAAAGCATACAACAACATGAACGCTAAAACCACCAACAAAGGCTGTGCAAAAAGTTTTAAAGAAGATTTCATCTCAGTTTTCATTCCTACCCTCAACGCTTTTCAAAATCAATCCTAGGGTCAATCACCACGCAGAGCAAATCGCTTATCAAACTCGCCACCAAACCCAAAAGCGTGAAAATATAAAGCGAACCAAACACGACAGGATAATCCCTACTCACAATGCTTTCATACCCTAAAAGCCCTAACCCGTCTAAACTAAAAACAATCTCTATCAATAAACTTGAGCTAAAAAACATGCCCAAAAAAGCCTGCGGAAAACCCGCTACCACCAATAAAATCGCATTACGGAACACATGCGCATAAAAAATACGCCCCACTGAACAGCCCTTAGCCTTAGCGCTCAGTACATAAAGTTTGCCCATTTCATCTAAAAAAGAGTTTTTTACCAAAAGCGTGAGGCTTGCAAAACCCCCTAAAGAAATGCAAAGAACGGGCAAAGTGATATGCCATAAATAATCTTTAATTTTACCTAATGTGCTCAAACTTTCAAAATTATCGCTCACCAACCCTTTTAAAGGGAACCAATGCCAATAATTCCCTCCAGCAAAAAACACGATCAACACCACCGCAAACAAAAAGGCCGGGATAGCGTTAGCGACAATGATCACCACGCTGCTTAACACATCTAAAGGCTCGTTATTGCGTTTGGCCTTGAAAATCCCTAAAGGGATAGAGATAAGATAAATCAAAAGCGTGCTAAAAAACCCTAACGAAATGGATACCGGCAATTTTTCCTTAATCAAATCTATCACTTTAATCTGGCGATAAAAGCTCTCCCCAAAATCAAATTGCAGATATTTTTTGAGCATGAGAAGATAGCGCTCCCCTATGGGCTTGTCAAAACCATAGAGTTTTTTTAAATTTTCTAACAAATCGCTCTCCAACCCTTGAGACGCCCTATACGAACGCTCTTTAACAACGCCTTGAATCTCTTTGGACTGCGTGTTATTGATTTTAGCCATCATCTGCTCTATAGGGCCTCCTGGGGCGGATTGGATCAAAAAGAAATTAATCGTCATGATGGCTAATAAAGTAGGGATAATCAAGAGCAAGCGTTTAAGGATGTAAGCAATCATTGAAGATCCTTTTCTTTTATCCACCACAAATACGGCGAAAATCCATAGCTAGGGCTGTTTTCAGGCATGCCAATGTAATTATACGCTGCGATCCTGTAATTAGGCAAATAAAAATGCGGTATCACATAAAACCCCCACAACAGCACCCTATCCATCGCTTGAATGGCGGCTAGTTGCTCCTTATAATCTTTAGCGTTAATGATTTTTTCAATCAAATCATCTACCGCTTTACTAGAGATTCCTGCATAATTCCTTGAGCCTTTTTCTTTCGCGCTCAAAGAGCCAAAATAAAAGCGCTGCTCATTACCCGGGAAAGACGATTGGCCTATCACTCCTACGATCATGTCAAAATCATAGCTTTTGACCCGATTGACATACTGGCTTAAATCCACTCTTTGGATTTTCATTTCAATCCCTAACACCCTTAAGTTTTTAGCAAAGGCTAGGGCCAGTCTTTCAAATGCCGGGCTGTTTAAAAGCAAAGTGAAACTGAAAGGCTTGTTATTCTTATCCACCAAACGCATGTTTTTGTAAGAAAAGCCCGCGCTCTCTAAAAGCTTTTGGGCGTATTTTAAATTTTCCCTCAAATTATAGCCCAAAACATCAGCCCCATCGGTTCTAGGCACGACATAAGGCTCTTTAAAAACCCTTTCATCCAAACTCTTTTCATAAGGGGCTAACAGAACTTTTTCTTCAGGGCTTGGGAGGGGAGGGGACGCATAGATAGAGTTACTGAAAAAACTGGTGGTGCGCTTGTATTGCGAAAAAAACAAATTTTTATTCGCCCATTCAAAATCAAACGCATAAAATAAGGCTTCACGCACCCTTTTATCCTTGAAAATTTCTCGGCGCGTGTTGAAGAAAAACCCTTGCATGCCGCTTGGCATTTTGTGGGCTATGAGGTATTTAGTGATTTTTTTATTATCCATAGCTTTCCCCACATAGCCCCTAGCCCAAACCTTAGCCGTGCTTTCAATGCGCCAATCATACGCCCCGCTTAAAAAAGCCTGTAAAGCAATGGTTTCATCTTTATAATACTCAAATTTGATCTCATCAAAATTGAATTGTCCCTTTCTGCTAGGCAAATTCCTCGCCCAATAATTAGGGTTTCTTTGGTAGGTGATTTTCTTGCCCACATCAAAAGAAGCGATCACATAAGGGCCACTAGAAACAGGAATGAGTAAGGGGTTTTTTTCAAAATAATCCTTTTGAAACGCTTTTTTGGAAAAGATTTGCAACTGCCCTAAAATGAGAGGCAACTCTTTATTTTCAGTGGTTTTGAAAATGAATTTAACATGGTGTTTGTCTAAGATAACCGCCTTTTTAACATCTTGGTAATACTGCCTATAAATAGGCGATCCTAATTTCATGATCGTATCAAAGCTAAACTTCACATCGCTCGCTAAAATGGGAGCGTTATTGCTGAATCTCGCTCTTTTATCTAGGGTAAAAATCACATAGCTGTTATCCTTAGCCACTTCTGCGTCTTTAGCGATTAAGGGGTATTCGGCAAAAGGTTCGTCTAAGCTTTGCACCATTAAAGTGTCATAAATGAGATCCAAGCCTTCGGCTTTAGTGCCTTTAAGCGCAAAAGGGTTAAGGCTATCAAAAGTCCCTATAGCATCATTCCTTAAGACACCGCCCTTTCTAGCGTTAGGGTTAGCGTATTCAAAATGCGTGAAATTCTCCTTATATCTAGGCTCTTCGCCTAAGTATAAATAAGGCGTAGCTTTAAGAAAACAAAACACCCCTAACCATAAACTTAAAATTTTCATCTAAACCAACCCCATTAGTTCTTTAGCCTTTTGGTAAGTCGCCCTCGCTAAAGGCCTGGCTTTTTCGGTGCCGCCATTTAAGACGGCTTTCACTTCATCATCGCTGATTTCTTTGTATCTTTCTTGGATAGGCTTTAAAGATTGGATCACTACTTCAGCTAATTCCTTTTTAAAATCCCCATAGCCCTTATTTTTGAAACGCTCTTCTATCTTTTCTGGGCTTTCATCGCTTAAAAGCATGTAAATATTTAAAAGGTTAAAAACGCCCTCTCTTTTTTCATCAAATGCAATAACGCCCATAGAATCCGTGGCCGCTTTTTTGATTTTTTTCACAATAACATCCGGCTCATCTAAAAGAAAAATCGCATGGTTAGCCCCTTGATGCGATTTACTCATCTTCACTTTTGGATCATCTAGCCCCATAACCCTTGCCCCCACTTTAGCGATCAAAGGCTCTGGCACTTTAAAGCAGTTCCCAAAATCCCTGTTAAATCTTTCTGCGATGTTTCGCGTGAGCTCTAAATGCTGTTTTTGATCTTCGCCCACTGGCACTAAATCGCTTTGGTATAATAAAATATCTGACGCCATTAAAATAGGGTAATTGAAAAGCCCCACATTCACGCTTTTAGGGTTTTTTAAAGACTTGTCTTTGAATTGCGTCATTCTTTGCATTTCCCCCATAGACACCTGGCAATTTAATAGCCACGCTAAAGCCGGGTGCTCATCCACTTCACTTTGAATGAATAACCCCGATTGCTTAGGGCTAATCCCGCAAGCTAAAAGCAATTTGACTAACTC contains:
- a CDS encoding single-stranded DNA-binding protein; protein product: MFNKVIMVGRLTRNVELKYLPSGSAAATIGLATSRRFKKQDGTLGEEVCFIDARLFGRTAEIANQYLSKGSSVLIEGRLTYESWMDQTGKKNSRHTITADSLQFMDKKSDNPQANAMQDSVMHENFNNAYPANHNAPSQDPFNQAQSYPQNAYAKENLQAQPSKYQNSVPEINIDEEEIPF
- the rpsF gene encoding 30S ribosomal protein S6; the encoded protein is MRHYETMFILKPTLVEEEIKSKIEFYKEVITKHHGVIETSLDMGMRNLAYEIKKHKRGYYYVAYFKAEPSMILELERLYRINEDVLRFIVIKYESKKEVEAWHALVDRANKKPSHAKEKHEKTEHAHSHHAEEAKSTESHSE
- the holA gene encoding DNA polymerase III subunit delta, with the protein product MYRKDLDHYLKQRLPKAVFLYGEFDFFIHYYAQTISALFKCNNPDTETSLFYASDYEKSQIATLLEQDSLFGGSSLVILKLDFALHKKFKENDINLFLKALERPSHNRLIIGLYNAKSDTTKYKYTSDAIVKLFQKSPLKDEAIYARFFTPKTWESLKFLQERANLLHLDISGHLLNALFEINNEDLGISFNDLDKLAVLNAPITLEDIQELSSNAGDMDLQKLILGLFLKKSVLDIYDYLLKEGKKDADILRGLERYFYQLFLFFAHIKTTGLMDAKEVLGYAPPKEIAENYAKNALRLKEAGYKRVFEIFRLWHLQSMQGQKELGFLYLTPIQKIINP
- a CDS encoding RNB domain-containing ribonuclease, translated to MQGFLRSLFFGVKKIPKRFAPLIEKGVLKEALQSNKDRYFLKEGFDIGKIERVKNKAFFVSLAKNYPKDPLIKNLPSSFKTDALILCKIESSKKRLIAFFKAALFDTQDTMIAYLAKEKNQIVAIPFKEPFKKPVSLKHSQRSLLALPRHCVVKIDLKKREISEILGALEDPLIDENLSLSLFDRVKDFSKDCLNLAQHYAQLKASDFKDRINYSHIPFITIDPKDAKDFDDAIFYDQEKRVLFVAVADVSEFVPKHSSLDKEARVRGFSVYFPNSVYPMLPLSLSQGACSLKAFEKRLALVHEIPLDDLKNARLSQGVIEVRANCTYEEINHFLSANQSSLDKDLQQSLLGFLEMALKLKKERLKKGFNFNSFENKLYLNKEGRIEKIETEKESDAHTLIEEAMLLANQSSAGLLDEHFHNKGIYRTHKEPSLEQQKRLYAKLFDYEIVRPKNMGFFPFLEHALKIAKEKKLEREVSRLIIKSQNLALYSPMQESHFGLGFASYTHFTSPIRRYSDLALHRLLKELLFHQAKGCSYLLEETPELCSELNALQKKAALIERDFIKRKFARLALELLEKEFLGVVLEVKDWVVVGLKEFIGLKVLVKTNKVFKPLEKVHVTITHADLILGRVWGEITERIKEHVS
- a CDS encoding shikimate dehydrogenase gives rise to the protein MKLKSFGVFGNPIKHSKSPLIHNACFLTFQKELGFLGHYHPILLPLESHIKNEFLTLGLSGANVTLPFKERAFQVCDKIKGIALECGAVNTLVLEDDELVGYNTDALGFWLSLGDEGYQSALILGAGGSAKALACGLQKQGLQVSVLNRSARGLDFFQRLGCDCFMDPPKSAFDLIINATSASLHNELPLDKEVLKGYFKEGKLAYDLAYGFLTPFLSLAKELKIPFQDGKDMLIYQAALSFEKFSASQIPYSKAFEVMRSVF
- a CDS encoding SH3 domain-containing protein; the encoded protein is MKTEMKSSLKLFAQPLLVVLAFMLLYALAHAALGFYVKKDNAQTSLNVEKSETERQNSTLSPKEEANATTTATEQSPTKDTAPPLETAVQKQETKQEQEKENEPKQDSVSPVQNDQKTPTTPTMGQKPLEYKVAVSGVNVRAFPSTKGKIIGSLVKDKSVKVLEIQNDWAEIEFSNKTKGYVFLKLLKKAE
- a CDS encoding microcin C ABC transporter permease YejB; the encoded protein is MIAYILKRLLLIIPTLLAIMTINFFLIQSAPGGPIEQMMAKINNTQSKEIQGVVKERSYRASQGLESDLLENLKKLYGFDKPIGERYLLMLKKYLQFDFGESFYRQIKVIDLIKEKLPVSISLGFFSTLLIYLISIPLGIFKAKRNNEPLDVLSSVVIIVANAIPAFLFAVVLIVFFAGGNYWHWFPLKGLVSDNFESLSTLGKIKDYLWHITLPVLCISLGGFASLTLLVKNSFLDEMGKLYVLSAKAKGCSVGRIFYAHVFRNAILLVVAGFPQAFLGMFFSSSLLIEIVFSLDGLGLLGYESIVSRDYPVVFGSLYIFTLLGLVASLISDLLCVVIDPRIDFEKR
- a CDS encoding extracellular solute-binding protein is translated as MKILSLWLGVFCFLKATPYLYLGEEPRYKENFTHFEYANPNARKGGVLRNDAIGTFDSLNPFALKGTKAEGLDLIYDTLMVQSLDEPFAEYPLIAKDAEVAKDNSYVIFTLDKRARFSNNAPILASDVKFSFDTIMKLGSPIYRQYYQDVKKAVILDKHHVKFIFKTTENKELPLILGQLQIFSKKAFQKDYFEKNPLLIPVSSGPYVIASFDVGKKITYQRNPNYWARNLPSRKGQFNFDEIKFEYYKDETIALQAFLSGAYDWRIESTAKVWARGYVGKAMDNKKITKYLIAHKMPSGMQGFFFNTRREIFKDKRVREALFYAFDFEWANKNLFFSQYKRTTSFFSNSIYASPPLPSPEEKVLLAPYEKSLDERVFKEPYVVPRTDGADVLGYNLRENLKYAQKLLESAGFSYKNMRLVDKNNKPFSFTLLLNSPAFERLALAFAKNLRVLGIEMKIQRVDLSQYVNRVKSYDFDMIVGVIGQSSFPGNEQRFYFGSLSAKEKGSRNYAGISSKAVDDLIEKIINAKDYKEQLAAIQAMDRVLLWGFYVIPHFYLPNYRIAAYNYIGMPENSPSYGFSPYLWWIKEKDLQ
- the trpS gene encoding tryptophan--tRNA ligase — encoded protein: MHKKRVFSGIQPTGQIHLGNYLGAIKHWVEMQDEYENLFCVVNSHAITLPIDPAFLKSQTYELVKLLLACGISPKQSGLFIQSEVDEHPALAWLLNCQVSMGEMQRMTQFKDKSLKNPKSVNVGLFNYPILMASDILLYQSDLVPVGEDQKQHLELTRNIAERFNRDFGNCFKVPEPLIAKVGARVMGLDDPKVKMSKSHQGANHAIFLLDEPDVIVKKIKKAATDSMGVIAFDEKREGVFNLLNIYMLLSDESPEKIEERFKNKGYGDFKKELAEVVIQSLKPIQERYKEISDDEVKAVLNGGTEKARPLARATYQKAKELMGLV